The Alligator mississippiensis isolate rAllMis1 chromosome 14, rAllMis1, whole genome shotgun sequence DNA segment GGCGGggacggtgcatggggcactggaataCCACCAAGgccgagcttccctgagcacggCCAGGCTTCCGGCGCCCCGTGCACCattggatccagtgggtgctgcttgtgagctggggctgcaccagtgcgTCTAGCTctcagccgggtggctgcaggggaatcGCTGCCGCCGAGGGAAGCACCTGGGCCCCCGCAGCGCATGTGTTACTTGCTTTGGTGTGGTTTCTTTGGTGTATTTCTGTGATGACATGAAAGGAATCTAGAGTTttacttctgtttaaatattgcaGTAAGATCCCCAAGGgtgtaaattaaaataataataattcaaaactagatgaaaccaacaaaacatttgtgattacatttttattgcaaaattattactttaaatacaggattttaggATAGTGATTGACCGaatactttaacagaatcaaaaaTTCTCACCCTTCAAAtggctacataaagctgtccatgtgtaaacacaggcttaggaatacaagcacatattttgtcaaaagtttgaccttgtgacttggttacagtcatagaataagagggcccttgtatACGTGACTAACAGCTCTTGTATATGTGAGGAAATAGCCCATTTAAGTGGCTTCGTTGCCcatttttaaccatttaaatGAGTAACCATGTACAGGTTCGGTGGCATGTTAAGATTTAATTGAGtttttacatagcaaagtaaaacacatcccgTGTGTATTAGTTTTCTTCATAACATATTACAGCACtattcctcacatgtacaaggggCCTATCTGGAGGAGGCGATGGGGATGGTACATGGGGTGCTggaggaagcttgggcttggtgggtaTTCACTGCCCCGTACCCCATCCCTgacaccttctctggctgccatcaCACCCAGCTGCCATCCCACTACCATCCCGGGGCAGCCAGTCCATTCCCGGGTGGttccaggtggtgggaaggtggcagggatggtgcgcggggtgctggaagcccaccaagcctgagttTCCCTGAaaacacccaggcttccagcgccGCATGCACTGTTGGTTCTGGCAGATactgcctgagagctggggctgcacccgagcagctagcaccctgcccagccgGCCCAGTGGGGGTCTGCCACCGCTGCGGGAAGTACAAGGCCCtcctacagctcaggggctgtaagACCCAGTGGcaactcatgcaggcaggctctgccaagtaaaaaaccccacaaaaacagtgaggggcctgatcttcattttttttcctcccggtacctgcctgcatctcccgtggctgaggagtgagctgccagtggttcatgcagcccctgagctgcagggaactcCAGTGCTTCCCGCTGTGGTGGCGGCACtgcatgggcagcacccacccgctgACACCCAGCCCGGCAGTCCTGTGGGGCACCATCACCATGCAGGGAAGCACTGGAGGCCCCCAGCAGCTCAGATCCCACTGGCAgctctccctctggctgcaggagaggcaggcaggttctggaggggaaaaaaggggaacgggcccctcactgctttatttccccacctctcaaccctgccccctcacccccgtgCCCTCGTCGGACCCTACCCACTCCACAGCAGAGCGCCCCAGTGCTTCGTTCTACCTCTCAGTTGTCTACATATCTGTCTGAAATGGTCTTATTCTGTCTGCACTTTTGGTTGTTTCAGTTTCAGCATTgcgattggctgccaagacaactaatcagagtgctccagacagacagaataagtctCTTGTGATGATACATAAACATTTTGACATGGGATTGCATGTCAGGTCAAGAGAGTTAACATGACTATGAGTGGCGTGACAAGGCAGGTAAGTTATTGGCTAGAAGACTTTAGGCAGAGGCATCAAATAGCAGATCTCTGCAATAATTACCTCCAATGATAATACAGTATTAGATTAGAAGCTATATGAATTAGATTTGAATATGTCAAGCAATTGAACTAGAGAAGGAGATCACGTTACAGAAAGTTACGGAGGTGCTGCATTTcttagagaggggaaagctctGGCAGTTTTCCATCTGAATTTTAGAAAACTTTCCAAAAAAGTCTGGCAACAATTATTATAAACTATGTACAGTGAAATAGTTGAAAATGGAATTCTGTCTAGAGAAGCAAGAACAGCTTTATCTATTTTTCTACTCAAGAAGTGAAAGAAAGGTTTAACACGTGGAGCCTACCGCCCAATCTCAATATTGAAAGTTGATAACCAGTTTCTCACAACACGATGAGCTCTAAGACGTAGTAAGGTGATTCCATTCTTGGTACATGCTGTTCAGGTAGGTTCTATAAAGGGTACTTTGGCCTCGGATAGTTCACACAACTGCCTGACTCATCAGCAGCTGTTCTCTCACTACACTGGCAAAGGTGCTACGATTGGAGTTGTGGgagagctgtgcctggctgcatCCGATTCTAAGAGACTGGTGAGTGTAATCTTCTCTGCTCCACATGGAGGGTGAGGCAATAGTGCTGAACAACCCAGTCCCAGGTGACCTTCCAACCTATTTGAACCACCTTGGATTGACAGACTGGTTTCATCCTCTGGATGCCATAATTTTCTGCCCTGTTCTTAACTGTCTGCTTCCTTGATGccattttccattttcctgttATTTCATTTGGGCCTTCCAGCTGATTGTGATATTTAGTAAAGTACTGCATCGGTATTATTGTGTGTGCTTCCCATTGTTTACCTGCCTTGTCATTATCACCCTTTATACTCTTTATTCTCATGTTCCTCTTAGTCCTAAAGCAATCCCTTTTATGTTTTTGAACCCTTAATCTAATTTCAGTGCGTCTCTCGCAAACACCAGCCAAATTCAGAGGGGTGTCCCAAGCAGGAGTCCCCCGCAACACCAGTGCTGCTGGTCAGTCTGGTTGAACCTTAATCCTCCTGTCCACtggtaacaagtgggcatcctggGGCCGGTCAAATCGTTGACCCACCCACTTGTCTCAGGGCTAACCGCccgcctccctcacctgccacaacctTGATGATACAGGTGAAAGATGAGAacatggcaggaagctgcccactTACTTGCACTGTGTAACAGgaggcccttcctgcccacctatttctgggcTAAGCGCCcgcctctctttcctgccacaccgtgGCAATACAAAAGGATGGTCTTAATTAAGCGGTACGCTGTCCATTTCTTGCCCGAATGCCTGGGGATGTTACCTgcagctccaaatcctcccctatgCTGCAGCTCATGCCTCACAGCTGGCATCCCAGTTCTTAGCATCTTTGGCCCCATCCTGGGCCCCGtaatcctccagtctggaccccaactggctccttccaatcaggcggcctactccgccctcattctgggctgtctacctccctgcactcttccccctctcaggtgtgccccacaccccgggacctttggccacacaggccctggcctcccctccaaggccagtcagaaaccccagccccttggctctgggcgtccctcacagtgggcccctggcccttttgacccttctgatcctggccccagcactgaccagttgagggtgcctcaagtcaggattGTGAGCATCTAGTCCGCTCTCTCACAGGGGTCCGCCGGCTCAGgcctactatggggttacccacctggttgtgggagctggggttattaaggcgccccgacccgcctttcaccggggtggtaactggcctggcatttcctgggggctcccacgccactaggagccccaccaggccacccattcccggcagggtgcagttttcggtcgtgcccaggaccaagagcctcctagccatccccataagctctttcccttaccgcctggttgttcctgctgcagctcagcgaggcgatgtttctgcctcggctggcagcagcagactgcagcctttatatacaaagttgtcaaaatgactgctgccatcaggcacttGCTGGATGCCTggtccagcccttaaagtggcaggcactagcagtgccctgccacacgctGATACCTAGGGCTTATATacacggctccgacctcccctacactgtgtcccatgcctcgcagttgGCATCCGTGGCCTCACACCCAGCCTTCGCTTGCATCAGGATGGATGGGGCTGCTGCGGAGAGGAGGGGATCCTTGAGGCACTCTCCAGATGactgtgcctctgcagctctttgggcAGCTGATGGAAGCATTTCAGGATCAGGAGCTTCCTCAGTACCCTGACGGGAATTTCCTTCTCCTGCAAGGGTACACAAACCAGTCAGGGACTCCAGGGCCACCAGGGACAGTCAGGTAATGACATTGGAGCCAGCACAATCCCAAACCAGCCCAAAGCCATGTCTACCAGACGCGTTGTCCCCCACCAAACACACACCGTCTTTTGCTTCCCTACCGAGAAATCACCCTCTCCTTGGCTAGAAGTGAGAGTGTGTGTCCTGCCACTCATTTCCTGAATCCAACCAtgctgctcacctctgcccccGTCAGGTGGCCAGCTTGTCCCAGGATGGCGTAGAGCAGAACCACCCCGGCCTGGCTCACGTGCAGTGTGATGTGGTGGATCCCCAGCAGTGCCCTCTGTGCAAACGCTCTCCTCTGGTCTTCGGAGAGGATCTTCCTGAAGGCCTGAAACCCACAGGACACAAGGCATTGTTGCATCCCAGAGCCAGGTTCCCTGTCAAGGAACTGGAATGCGTTGCCCTTTtgatgggctgtggggaggatgagagcctggctggagccatggcaggtCACTCTGCTCGACAGCCTTTCAAATCTCTCAGCGGATGCAAAGTCCAGATAAGGAGAGGAGGACTCAGGTCttgttcccctctcctgccctggccttctccctgcctttcacaCAGGGCTGTCAAGTAGCCTGGGATGGAAGCTCACAGTGCTGCCTACTGAAACCCAAGGGGAGGGTGGTTCTGCTTTTTAACTGTGGAGAGAAGAGCACAGCATGTCTGCGCTTCTGCACAGAATGGGACTTCCTGCAAGGATCTGTTGGAGCaatggtgggtgtgtgctggctgcttgccagccccAGGTCAGAGCTGCCCAGCTCAGGACCTCCAGTGTCAGTCAGGGAGggacagtggggtcctgcagtaaCTTCCCTCCCAGGGGATTGTCCTTGGGCCACATTAGCATGACACCACGCAAGACATACAAACCGTGGACGCGACTAGGACTCGGACATACAACCATGCACCCTTGCTCCTCGTTCTAAGCCTGATGGAGGGTGCTGTGGGCTGAAGGTAGAGCCTTCCTcctgaaggcaggaggcaggtaTTCCAGGGaaacacagccccatcccctgagcTGGTGTACAGAATGGGCAGAGCATCCTTACCTCTCCCGTTGTGGCCAGATCGATGTAGAGGAGGATTCGGTgtaggtggtgctggtgctggctgatGGGCCACAGCTCCTGTGCCTCTTGGATGTCTTGCCCTAGGACAGAGAGAGGCTGGTCAGAGCTGCTGTTCTGGCTTCAGAACTGAAAACATGTGAGTGCTCTGAACTGCAGACCCTGGGATTGGTGCCATGGTACAGATGATGTCTAAGAGGGGAATCTCCTGATCTCACTGAAGCCAGGCTGTAGCCCAAGGGTTATGTAACACCCTACAGTCCCTCCCCTGAGTTcaaggctgctgctcctgccctccctgaggCCACTTTGCCCTCATGTCTCCGTGAACTCTCCCCCTATGTCAACTTCCCAGCTTGCAGACCCTGGACAGGCTGATTTTCTTAGGTGATTCCCACAGCTGGACTCAAGGTTTCCATACCCTTCTGATGCATCAAGATCTTGTAGAGGTGGGAGAGGCCCTCCTTGGCCTGGCGGCTGATCTCCTCCACTGGGTCGCTGATGCACAGAcccagcagggccaccaggtcacccaccaGGGGCACCTTGGGCGAGTCCTAAGGAAAGGCAGAGGACAGGGGAGTCCATCTATGTCTGACTGGCAATCACCTCAGGCTCTCTGGGCCGTGTGCATCTCCTGAAGTCTGAGAACGAAATCCCTCTGCCTGCCATACAGCAGGAACCCAAGTGTCTAGGAGCGGGCCCCCCTGAGGACTCCCTGCATTTGTTGCTCCAGGAGGAGCAGCACGACTCCTGAGACAGGCATGAATCTGCCTGGAGCACTCTATGGCAGCTGCTGTCCTCTCCTGAGACAGGGGCTCTTAGCCAGGAGCACAAGCCCTTGAATCAAACACAGCCActtcccagccctcactctgcCATGCAGGGATCCTCTCTCCTATCCCGCActtaccactgccactgctatcccacaggctttttcaccagccctgcctctgcctaaaGTCAGGACCTGACACAAGGCTCGTTTACCTCAaactgtgggaggagggagactGCAAAGCAGAGCAGGCTGGTGGTGATCTTCATGgccgtggctctgtccctctCATCTTCCAGCTGGAGCCACAAGGTCAAGTGCTGTGGGTGGAAGAAGTTCATGGCAGTGGACACGTGCTCCTGTTGTACCAATGATCCTCACCCCTGCCCGCTCCTGAGTGCTGCCCCTTTAAGCCCAGGGTAAAACATCAGCCTCAGGGGGCCAAACTCTGTAAGAAGGGATTGTTGCACCCAGCACGGCCCTGCCCCCAAACCCCCTTTCCCAGCCCCGACCCCTCCCTCTGCATCTCAGGGCTGGTTCTTGTCTCTTAAAGCTGGGACCAGATTCTGTCTCagggctgctcctctcctccctgaacATAGACAGCATGACAGGAAGGAGACAAAATCCTGTatacctgccaagtttcaaaccCAATATCTAAAGTGGCATCTACCACTCGCTGGATAATGCCTGAGGGATAGGCATGCTGAACTTGCACCAGACTGCTATCCCAAGGAAGGAGCCAGGGATTCTTCTCTGaggaccagctcctgcagtgcacAGGTCATTGAAGCTGCCCCCGCCCAAAACCCAGCCTCTCCCCATGGTGCTCACCTCTCCGatgaactgcagcctggccaggctgggggcagttgCCAGCAGACACCTCAGCGTGGCCTCCAGGTACTCCACGCTGATCCGCTGCATGCCCTGGAAGAGGACAGAGAGCCAAGAGGGTCAGTGCTGGAAAGCCCTGTGCCATGTCTGCCAGGGGATGGCTGGTGGGACTGTGCGGTGAGAGAAAGAGGTACCTGGATGTGCTGGCTGTTGTGCCCTGTGGCCATCAGGAAGGTCTTGTGGAGGGCGGTGTAGAGGAGGCGCGATTccagggctggctccagggctggcttcagtTTGCTGTCAGGAAAGAGGAGCCTGTCTGGATGGAGCTCTGTAGGCTTGGGAGTGGCTCTGATGTGGGCAGGTCTCGACAGGGAAATAGGCACCCAGAGGCGATACTATGAATTGAAACCTCAAGGAAGGCTGAAGTGTGCCACCATTTACCCAGGCTTGGCCCACTGACCCCTCTTTTGCCCTTCCCACCGATCCTTGACCCTCCTACAGCATCCGCACGGCCGCCCCTTTGCTGAAGGCCCTTGTGTCATCGCTACAGGGAAACTCAGTACCCAGCCTGGGGAAAGGACACATTCCCACCCCATCAGCAAAGCAGAGGAACTAGTTTAGGTGGGGTTGGGCCAAGGAGgatactgagcagtgctgcagttaGTGAAGTTAGACAAATGACCAAGTACCTGAGGATGCAAACAACAGCCATGCTGTAAGGAaggatggtgctgggctcttcttcaCAGTGGGACAGCTTGTCAATCAGCACCTGAGACACATGGGGGAGCGTGAGAAGGAGACCTCATAGTGCTCCTGGGGCACCTGGATGCCACTGCCAACCTGGGCCCCCCCTACTAGTTCTCTCCTCTGCCCTCACTGAACACGGCTCTCCTCCGCCCACCCACATGCTCATGAACACCCTGTTGGTCACCCGGTTTCCCCACCCGCTCCCACACCTGTCCTCCAGCCCTCTCATTCCCCTACCACCCTGTACCCATTCACCCCACAATGTCCCGCTTCTCTACCCCCTATCCACACACCTAGCAACACCTGCCCTCTCCTCTTCACTCCAGCCCCCATTCACACATCCTCTCCTGGCTGCTTAACTTCTGACCCAAAGCAGCCAGTGCTCTTTTGAACTCACCACAATCCTCTCCACAAGTGCCGCTTTGCAGCAGGGCGGCTCCAGGCTGTCCTCGCCCCTCTCCATGGTAGCCAGGCACAGCGTGGGGATGGCACGGAGGAAAGTGAGCCCCTCATTCACAGTCTGCATACACCATAAGTTACAATGGGAAAAGGCCGGCTCATAGCCAGCgacctgcctgccctcccaaggGGAGCGTGGGGCTCAGATCTGGTGGTATCCCCCGTTCTCAATCCACATCTCCTCCTGGGCAAATGGGGTCTGGCACAGGGGTGGGGTCTCTGTGGGGAGGGGTCCCCAGGTTGTTTGGGACAAAAGCACCCCCGACGAGGGTCCCAGCCCACGTGGGCTGCACGTGCCCATCAAAGGCTGTGGCTCACtcggttcctcctccccagagggCCACATGGTGGGAGAGTGGacgggctggtgctggtgctggtccagCTCTGGGATGTTCCTACCTGGTCCGTGCTCTGGAGGTGCCGTAGGATGACTGAGAGGGCGGCTTCCTCCAGGTAGGTGAAGTCCTCCCTCTGCTCTTCCTCTGCCTTGTAGAAGGGCAGGACTGtatctgcagggagagggagagactgtgatgcctgctgctgctgaggggaaacaGAGGGGCAATGCAGAGGAGAGGTGTGTCCACGTTCCTGCAGCCCAGGAAATGGCCCCGTGGCTGCCCAAGTGCTGTATGGCCCCCCTccatgcactgcctcaggccccgcctgtcccagcaccccagggaggtgcctgcccctctggGAGATTTGGGGACCCTCACGTACAAGGCTCCCTCTTCCCGCTCCCCACCCAGGACCATGTCTGTGGCCCACACTGGGGGTGCGAGGCCTCCTGTCACTCAGGCTGTTGCTCTCCCTGGGATCCCCCGGCCCCATCACAGAGCGACTCACTGCACTCAGGGGTCACTGCCCTGTTTGCACAGGACGTCTGGGTGTCACCTCACCTCTGGCGGTGGCAGCATGTTGCTGGaggcccacagcctcctgggggcTGTCGCTGTcctccctggaggagctggagcccagcttgaagcagggcctgtgcagctcctgccctggggagcctGGCTTCTCCTCCCAGGCCACACGTGGAGTGGCCTTCGGCTGGGCTTCAGCGCTGGGGTCCTGGCTGCTGagtttggggctggagctgcgcgggggctgtgccagggtcTCTGTtggtgctgggccctgcctgcccagctgtatCCTGGGCCACCTCCATCGGGGCCTGactggctcctctccctgctcttctgtggctgctggaggtgccctTCTTGTCCAGCCCACGAGacagtgccaccacctgcccttccttgatgcagcctctgcctggtggtggccgacctgctcctcctcctcaggtTTCTTCCTGTCCTTCTCCTGTCCCGGGGCCATTCTTGCCATCCTCTTTCTGAAGATCTGCCTCAGCCTCTCCATCCTGACACAGAAACAGTTAGGAGTGTGGGTTCAAAGCTGTCTCTCCCTACTTGTCTGTCTGCCCCTTCCCCGAGCTGGGTGactcccccacatcccatgcTTTCCCCTCAATCTTGGGTGCCAGCTATTGGCTGTCAGAGGTTTCCAAGCTGTTGGCTCAGGACCAGAGACCTTCAGTTAGTTTGGACTAacaactccctcctcctgcccttgcctgctctcctcaTTCAAGTCAGGGGGACTGAACGCTGGGACTCAGGATACATCCTGGGAAGTAGGGCACCTTTTCTGGGAGCTGTGAGCTGTTAGAGGCTCCACAGATTTGGGCCCCCCGGGACACGTGGCCGGGGGAATAGCCCCTGGCAAGGGAGGTGTTGGGACCTCCACTCCTTGGGGATGTTTGCAAACACACTGATGATGGTGCTGGAGAGCCCCAGAGGAGATGTCACCACTTCTGGGGTTATGGTTTCCCgcccacagctgctcctccctggccagAAATGGGAAGGCGGCTGGGACAGGCTGCGGAC contains these protein-coding regions:
- the LOC132244749 gene encoding uncharacterized protein LOC132244749 is translated as MERLRQIFRKRMARMAPGQEKDRKKPEEEEQVGHHQAEAASRKGRWWHCLVGWTRRAPPAATEEQGEEPVRPRWRWPRIQLGRQGPAPTETLAQPPRSSSPKLSSQDPSAEAQPKATPRVAWEEKPGSPGQELHRPCFKLGSSSSREDSDSPQEAVGLQQHAATARDTVLPFYKAEEEQREDFTYLEEAALSVILRHLQSTDQTVNEGLTFLRAIPTLCLATMERGEDSLEPPCCKAALVERIVVLIDKLSHCEEEPSTILPYSMAVVCILSKLKPALEPALESRLLYTALHKTFLMATGHNSQHIQGMQRISVEYLEATLRCLLATAPSLARLQFIGEHLTLWLQLEDERDRATAMKITTSLLCFAVSLLPQFEDSPKVPLVGDLVALLGLCISDPVEEISRQAKEGLSHLYKILMHQKGQDIQEAQELWPISQHQHHLHRILLYIDLATTGEAFRKILSEDQRRAFAQRALLGIHHITLHVSQAGVVLLYAILGQAGHLTGAEEKEIPVRVLRKLLILKCFHQLPKELQRHSHLESASRIPSSPQQPHPS